From the Paludisphaera rhizosphaerae genome, the window TCCGATGTACGTGGTGGCGTCGCCGTCGCCGGCCGTCTATCCTGACGACGGATCAACAACGGGAGGACGTCGTCATGAACCGTCGGGATTGGATCCGGTCCGCCGTCGCATCGGCGGCGCTTTCGCGGGGAGCCCTTGGGGCGCGGGTCGAGGCGAAGAAGCGCATCCTGCTGCGGTCGTCGTGGCAGACGGTGAACATCGGCGACGTCGCGCATACGCCGGGGATGCTGCGGCTGCTGGAGCAGCACCTGCCGGAGTGCGAGGTCACGCTCTGGCCCAGCAGCGTTGACAACGGCGTCGACGAGATCCTCCGCAAGCGGTTCCCGAAGCTGGCGATCATGCCGAAGACCGGCGAGGCCAAGGCCGAGGCGTTCAAGACCCACGACTTCCTGCTGCACGGTTCAGGGCCGTCGATCGTCGGGCAGACGAGCCTGGTCGAGTGGAAGCAGAAGACGGGCAAGCCCTACGGCATCGGCGGCGTGACGTGGACGTACACGCCCGAGGGGTTGAAGGTGATCGACGGCGCCCGGTTCGCGTTCTTCCGCGATTCCGTTTCGCTGGGCGTGGCGAAGGAGCATGGGGCGACCTGCCCCGTTCTGGAGTTCGGCCCCGACGCCACCTTCGCCTGCGACCTCGTCGCCGACGCTCCCGCCGAGGCCTGGCTGAAGGAGGTCGGGCTGGAGGAAGGGAAATTCGTCTGCTGCATCGCCCGCCAGCGCAAAACGCCCTACTGGGAGGTCAAACCCGAGCGCAAGTTCGAGCCCGAGACCCAGGCGTACAACGACCAGATGAAGGAGCACGACATCGCCCCTCTGCGCGAGGCCGTGATCGCCGTGGTCCGCCAGACGTCCATGAAGGTCCTGCTCTGCCCGGAAGACGCCACCCAGATGAAGCTGAACCGGGAGACGATCTACGACAAGCTCCCCGAAGACGTGAAGCCCCGCGTCGTCTGGCGGAAGGACTACTGGCTGACCGACTTCGCCCAGAGCGTCTACAACCGCAGCGCGGGCCTGTTCGGCAACGAGCAGCACAGCCCCATCATGTGCATCGGCCACGGAATTCCGGCCGTCGTCTGCCGGTTCAAGGAACAGACCTCCAAGGGCTTCATGTGGAAGGACATCGGCCTGGAGGACTGGCTCCTCGACCACGACCACGACGAGCCCGCCCAGCGCCTGACCCCCATCGTCCTCTCCATCATCAACGATCCCGCCGCCGCAAAGGCCAAGGCCCTCAAAGCCAAGGCCGTCGCCGACGCCCGGATGAAGCGGATGATGGACGTGCTGCGCGGGGAGTTGGGGATTTGAAAGGCTCCAGGCGATCCCATCGAATCCGTCGATGCACTTCAAGAAGGTGCCGCGCAGCGGCGGATGAGGGTCGTTGCACTTCGGATCGAGCCACACACGTCCGACACAGCCTCCGAACTCCGATGACCCTCCCCCGGCGGGAAAGGGTACGAAGAGATCTCTTCGACCAAGGAAGAAGACCTGAGATGACGTCGAGCCGCATGCGTTGGAGACTGGCGTTCGTTGCGGCCCTGCTGTCAGCAGCGGCCGAAGCAAAGGCCGTGGACCCGTCCGACACACGGATGCTGGCCTTGCCGGCGATCGCGCCGGGGCGGATCGCGTTCACGTATGCGGACGACGTCTGGACGGCCGACGCGGACGGCTCGCACGCGCGGCGGTTGACGTCTCATCCGGGGGTGGAGAGCTGGCCGAGATTCTCACCCGACGGCAAGACGATCGCGTTCACGGGGACGTACGACGGCAACGTCGACGTCTTCGTGGTTCCTGCCGACGGCGGCGAGCCGAAGCGGCTGACCTGGCACCCCGGCGACGACGTCGTCCGCGGCTTCACGCCCGACGGCAAGGTTCTGTTCAACTCCCAACGCGGCGTATTCACGAACCGGTTCGGCCAGCTTTACAGCGTTGCGACGACCGGAGGCGCCCCCGATCGGCTGCCGGTCCCCTCGGCCGACATGGGGGCGATCTCCCCCGACGGCGCGTACCTCGCCTACACGCCCATCGCCGAGCGGTTCCGCCAGTGGAAGAACTATCGCGGCGGCACGGCCTCGCGGATCTGGGTCCTGAAGCTCGCCGACCTCTCGCACGTCGAGATCCCCAAACCCGAGGGCGGCTGCAACGACACCATGCCCATGTGGGTCGGCCAGACGGTCTACTTCCTCTCCGACCGCGACGGCGAGTTCAACCTCTTCTCGTTCGACCCCGCCACGAAGGCCGTGGCCCGACTCACCGACCACAAGGACTTCCCCGTCGAATCCGCCTCGGCCGGCGACGGCAGGATCATTTACGACCAAGCTGGATATCTACACGTCTACGACCCTGAGAAAAAAGCGTCGACCCGGCTGAAGGTCCCCGTTGCGGCTGATCTCGTCGAGGCTCGCCCTCGGCGCGTGAGCAATCCCAAGCTGATCCGCGCGGCGGACGTCTCGCCCAGCGGCAAGCGGGCTGTGCTGGAGTATCGCGGCGAGATCGTCACCGTCCCGGCCAAGCAAGGCGATCCGCGGAACCTCACCGAGACCCCCGCGATCCACGAGCGCTCGCCTGTCTGGTCGCCCGACGGCAAGTCCATCGCGTATTTCAGCGACGCCTCCGGCGAGTACGCCCTGCACGTCCGGCCGCAGGACGGCAAGGGTGACGTGGTCGTTCACCGTCTGAGCGGCCCCGGCTATTACCAGGACCCCGTCTGGTCGCCCGACGGCAAGAAGATCGCCTTCACGGATTGCTCCAAGACCCTCGCCTACATCGACCTGGCCACCGACGCTGTGAAGAAGGTCGTCTCCGAGCCGATCTACTGGGACGACCGCCCCGTCGCGCGCTGGTCGCCCGATTCGAAGTGGATCGCCTACACCCTGCTGAGCAAGGCGGGGATCGGCACGGTCGGCCTCTACTCGCTCGATCAGGGGGCGAGTTTCCCGATCACCGACGGCCTCGCCGAAGCCGGCGATCCGGTCTTCGACACCACCGGCAAGTATCTCTTCTTCTCCGCCTCGACCGACGCCGGCCCGATCAAGAACTCGTTCGATCAGTCGGCCACCGACGCCCCCATCTCATCCACGCTCTACGTCGTCACCCTCGCCAAGGCGACCCCCAACCCGCTCCTCAAGCTCAATGACGAGGAAGGCGAGAAGGACGACGACGAGAAGGACAAGGACAAGGCCAAGGACGAGAAGAAGGAAGCCGCCGGCAACGAGGATGAGACCTCCAAGAAGCTGGAGAAAGAAAAGGCCGACGACAAAGACAAGGACAAAGACAAAGCAAAGGATAAGGACAAGGAGAAGAAGGACGAGCCCAAGCCGACGGTGATCGAGGTCGACGGCATCGCGGGGCGGATCATCCCCGTCGCGCCGGTGGAGGCGGGCTGGATCACGAACGTCGCCGCTGGGGAGAAGGGGAAGGTCTATTACGTCCATCGCCCGGTCACGCGACCCATCCAGGAGGGCGAAGGCAAGCCTTCGCTCAAGCGGTTCGACTTCAAGACCCGCGAGGAGGAGACCCTCGCCGAAGGCGTGTCCGACTACCGGCTGACGCCCGACGGCAAGAAGATCCTCTACCGGGCGGGCGAGACCGTCGGGATCGTCGACGCCGGCAAGTTCAAGAAGGGCGACGGCGCGATCGCCGCCGTGGGCGCTGTGTCGATCGCCGTCGACCCCCGCGCCGAGTGGCCGCAGATCTTCCACGAGGCCTGGCGGATCAACCGCGACTTCTTCTACGCCCCCAATATGCACGGCGCCGACTGGGAGGCCGTGCGGAAGAAGTACGAGCCGTTCCTCCCCCACCTGGCGACTCGCACCGACCTGAACCGCGTCATCCGCGCGATGCTCAGCGAGCTTTCCGTCGGCCACAGCTACCTCTTCGGCGGCGAGCGGGTGTACGAGCCGAAGAAGGTCCCCGTCGGCCTGCTGGGCGCCGACTACGAGGTCGCCGAAGGCCGCTACAAGTTCAAGACGATCTACGGCGGCGCCTTCTGGGATCCCGCCCTCCGCGCTCCGCTCACCGCTCCCGGCGTCGACGTGAAGGTCGGCGACTACTTGCTGGCCGTCGACGGCAAGGACGTCCGGGCCGACGCCGAGGTTTACAAACCGTTCGAGGGAACCGTCGGCCGCCGGACCGAGCTGAAGGTCGGCCCCAAGCCCGACGGCTCCGACGCCCGCACCGTGATCGTCGAGCCGATCGCCGAGGACGGCCCCCTGCGCAACCGGGCGTGGGTCGAGGGGAACCTCAAAAAGGTCCACGACCGCACCAAGGGACGCGTCGCCTACGTCTACGTCCCCGACACGGCGGGCAACGGCTTCGCGTCGTTCAAGCGGTATTTCTACCCTCAAGCCGACAAGGACGCCGTGATCGTCGACGAGCGGTTCAATGGCGGCGGCCAGATCGCCGACTACTACATCGACATGCTTCGACGCCCCCTGATCGCGTACTGGGCCACTCGCCACGGCGCCCCCCAGCGGACTCCCAACGCGGCGATCATGGGCCCCAAGGTGATGCTCATCGACGAGACGGCCGGCTCAGGCGGCGACATCCTCCCCTGGATGTTCCGCAAGTTCGGCCTCGGCCCGCTGGTCGGCAAGCGAACCTGGGGAGGCGTGGTCGGCATCCTGGAGTTCCCCGTCCTGATGGATGGGGGCATGGTCACGGCTCCCAATATCGCCCAGTTCACCGAGGACGGCTGGATCGTCGAGAACCAGGGCGTGCCGCCGGACGTCGACGTGGAGCAGGACCCCGCCCGCGTCGCGGCCGGCGAGGATCCGCAGCTCGACCGGGCGATCGCCATGATCCTGGAGGCTCTGGAGAAGTCCCCCACCCCCAAGCCGCCGTCGT encodes:
- a CDS encoding polysaccharide pyruvyl transferase family protein — translated: MNRRDWIRSAVASAALSRGALGARVEAKKRILLRSSWQTVNIGDVAHTPGMLRLLEQHLPECEVTLWPSSVDNGVDEILRKRFPKLAIMPKTGEAKAEAFKTHDFLLHGSGPSIVGQTSLVEWKQKTGKPYGIGGVTWTYTPEGLKVIDGARFAFFRDSVSLGVAKEHGATCPVLEFGPDATFACDLVADAPAEAWLKEVGLEEGKFVCCIARQRKTPYWEVKPERKFEPETQAYNDQMKEHDIAPLREAVIAVVRQTSMKVLLCPEDATQMKLNRETIYDKLPEDVKPRVVWRKDYWLTDFAQSVYNRSAGLFGNEQHSPIMCIGHGIPAVVCRFKEQTSKGFMWKDIGLEDWLLDHDHDEPAQRLTPIVLSIINDPAAAKAKALKAKAVADARMKRMMDVLRGELGI
- a CDS encoding S41 family peptidase, translating into MTSSRMRWRLAFVAALLSAAAEAKAVDPSDTRMLALPAIAPGRIAFTYADDVWTADADGSHARRLTSHPGVESWPRFSPDGKTIAFTGTYDGNVDVFVVPADGGEPKRLTWHPGDDVVRGFTPDGKVLFNSQRGVFTNRFGQLYSVATTGGAPDRLPVPSADMGAISPDGAYLAYTPIAERFRQWKNYRGGTASRIWVLKLADLSHVEIPKPEGGCNDTMPMWVGQTVYFLSDRDGEFNLFSFDPATKAVARLTDHKDFPVESASAGDGRIIYDQAGYLHVYDPEKKASTRLKVPVAADLVEARPRRVSNPKLIRAADVSPSGKRAVLEYRGEIVTVPAKQGDPRNLTETPAIHERSPVWSPDGKSIAYFSDASGEYALHVRPQDGKGDVVVHRLSGPGYYQDPVWSPDGKKIAFTDCSKTLAYIDLATDAVKKVVSEPIYWDDRPVARWSPDSKWIAYTLLSKAGIGTVGLYSLDQGASFPITDGLAEAGDPVFDTTGKYLFFSASTDAGPIKNSFDQSATDAPISSTLYVVTLAKATPNPLLKLNDEEGEKDDDEKDKDKAKDEKKEAAGNEDETSKKLEKEKADDKDKDKDKAKDKDKEKKDEPKPTVIEVDGIAGRIIPVAPVEAGWITNVAAGEKGKVYYVHRPVTRPIQEGEGKPSLKRFDFKTREEETLAEGVSDYRLTPDGKKILYRAGETVGIVDAGKFKKGDGAIAAVGAVSIAVDPRAEWPQIFHEAWRINRDFFYAPNMHGADWEAVRKKYEPFLPHLATRTDLNRVIRAMLSELSVGHSYLFGGERVYEPKKVPVGLLGADYEVAEGRYKFKTIYGGAFWDPALRAPLTAPGVDVKVGDYLLAVDGKDVRADAEVYKPFEGTVGRRTELKVGPKPDGSDARTVIVEPIAEDGPLRNRAWVEGNLKKVHDRTKGRVAYVYVPDTAGNGFASFKRYFYPQADKDAVIVDERFNGGGQIADYYIDMLRRPLIAYWATRHGAPQRTPNAAIMGPKVMLIDETAGSGGDILPWMFRKFGLGPLVGKRTWGGVVGILEFPVLMDGGMVTAPNIAQFTEDGWIVENQGVPPDVDVEQDPARVAAGEDPQLDRAIAMILEALEKSPTPKPPSFPPPTRVRKPSE